In Ovis canadensis isolate MfBH-ARS-UI-01 breed Bighorn chromosome 11, ARS-UI_OviCan_v2, whole genome shotgun sequence, one genomic interval encodes:
- the PLD6 gene encoding mitochondrial cardiolipin hydrolase — protein sequence MRPLRWQVAVVAAAGLALALETLPTMLRWLWVRRRRRPRREVLFFPSQVTCTEALLRSPGATPSGCPCSLPHGESSLSRLLSALLAARVSLELCLFAFSSPQLGRAVQLLHQRGVRVRVVTDCDYMALNGSQIGLLRKAGIQVRHDQDLGYMHHKFAIVDRRVLITGSLNWTTQAIQNNRENVLIVEDEEYVRLFLEEFERIWEEFDPTRFSFFPQKERAR from the exons ATGCGGCCGTTACGTTGGCAGGTGGCTGTGGTGGCGGCTGCTGGCCTCGCGCTGGCCTTGGAGACACTGCCCACCATGTTGCGCTGGCTGTGGGTCAGGCGTCGGCGGCGACCACGGCGCGAGGTGCTGTTTTTCCCATCACAAGTGACCTGCACAGAAGCCCTGCTGCGGTCCCCGGGTGCCACACCCTCGGGCTGCCCGTGTAGCCTGCCCCACGGCGAGAGCTCACTGAGCCGCCTGCTGAGCGCCCTGCTGGCCGCCCGCGTCAGTCTGGAGCTCTGCCTGTTCGCCTTCTCCAGCCCGCAGCTGGGCCGCGCCGTGCAGCTGCTGCACCAGCGCGGGGTGCGCGTCCGCGTGGTCACCGACTGCGACTACATGGCCCTCAACGGCTCGCAGATTGGTCTGCTCCGCAAGGCAG GTATCCAGGTCCGGCACGACCAAGACCTGGGCTATATGCACCACAAGTTCGCCATCGTGGACAGGAGGGTGCTGATCACTGGCTCCCTCAACTGGACCACGCAGGCCATCCAGAACAACAGGGAGAACGTGCTCATCGTGGAGGACGAGGAATACGTGCGGCTCTTCCTGGAGGAGTTCGAGCGCATCTGGGAGGAGTTCGACCCCACCAggttctccttcttccctcagaAGGAGAGGGCTCGCTGA